Proteins found in one Sulfuricurvum sp. genomic segment:
- the pyrF gene encoding orotidine-5'-phosphate decarboxylase, with product MQLCVALDLPSQEENLALIEKIKNYPVWLKVGLRSYIRDGKPFIDAIKNINPEFKIFLDLKLYDIPNTMADAAESIMGLGVDMFNVHASAGRKAMREVMKRLEPYENRPLVLAVTALTSFEENEFTHVYGENIALKADRFAQDAHEAGLDGVVCSAYESASIKSLTSDAFITLTPGIRPFGEDAGDQERVATIETAHTEKVDFIVVGRPIYKAENPADVVEKILQNL from the coding sequence ATGCAGCTTTGTGTCGCTCTCGATCTCCCAAGCCAAGAAGAAAATCTAGCTCTTATAGAAAAAATCAAAAACTACCCCGTATGGCTCAAAGTGGGGCTCCGATCCTATATACGTGATGGAAAGCCCTTTATTGATGCGATCAAAAATATCAATCCCGAATTCAAAATTTTTCTTGATCTCAAACTTTACGATATTCCCAATACTATGGCGGATGCGGCAGAATCGATTATGGGGTTAGGTGTTGATATGTTCAATGTCCATGCTTCTGCCGGACGCAAAGCAATGCGTGAAGTGATGAAGCGTCTTGAGCCTTATGAAAATCGACCTTTAGTGCTTGCGGTAACCGCTTTGACTTCATTTGAAGAGAATGAATTCACTCACGTTTACGGAGAGAACATTGCGCTCAAAGCCGATCGTTTCGCGCAGGATGCCCATGAGGCAGGACTGGACGGTGTTGTATGCAGTGCGTATGAAAGTGCATCAATCAAATCGCTCACTTCAGATGCCTTCATCACTCTGACCCCGGGTATACGTCCATTCGGCGAAGATGCTGGTGATCAAGAACGTGTTGCCACGATCGAAACGGCACATACCGAAAAAGTAGACTTTATCGTTGTCGGTCGTCCGATTTACAAAGCTGAGAATCCTGCCGACGTGGTGGAAAAAATATTACAAAATCTCTAA
- the fliW gene encoding flagellar assembly protein FliW: MQYEVKSTILGFENIQCVELHEIDELFATLRGCDGGVSFTVVNPYALREYSFDLPTSIRVLLDINENSKVVVYNIAVIQDPLDESCINFIAPLIFNQDNATMAQAVLDVKNHPGFGLAEPIKNFKS, from the coding sequence ATGCAATATGAAGTGAAATCGACTATATTAGGCTTTGAGAATATTCAATGTGTGGAGTTGCATGAGATTGATGAGTTGTTCGCAACTCTTAGAGGTTGTGATGGAGGTGTCAGTTTTACTGTGGTAAATCCTTATGCGTTACGCGAATATTCGTTTGATTTGCCTACGAGTATTCGTGTATTATTGGATATTAATGAAAATTCCAAGGTAGTTGTATATAATATCGCAGTTATTCAAGACCCGCTCGATGAATCGTGTATTAACTTCATTGCTCCGCTTATTTTTAATCAAGACAATGCGACTATGGCTCAAGCGGTATTGGATGTGAAAAATCATCCCGGTTTCGGATTAGCAGAACCGATCAAAAATTTTAAATCATAA
- a CDS encoding YceI family protein: MKKSFLVTVLAGLLIGSGLASAAVYKVDPAHTSVGFNVKHMMISTVSGKFSDFNGTYDLNKGMFKSLSGHIKTASVDTGISKRDDHLRSADFFDAANYPEITFTMTSATKTKMTGNLTIRGVTKKEVLNIEMGGVITDPWGNQRSGFTLTGKVNRKDFGLNWNKAIEAGGFVVGDDVKLIIEVEGIEE; encoded by the coding sequence ATGAAAAAGAGTTTTTTAGTGACAGTGTTGGCCGGATTGTTGATTGGATCCGGATTGGCTTCAGCTGCAGTTTATAAAGTTGATCCTGCACATACCAGTGTAGGATTCAACGTTAAACATATGATGATCAGTACCGTAAGCGGAAAGTTTAGCGATTTTAACGGGACGTATGATTTGAACAAAGGTATGTTTAAATCGCTTAGCGGTCATATTAAAACAGCGTCTGTCGATACAGGAATCTCTAAACGTGATGATCACTTACGAAGTGCCGATTTTTTTGATGCGGCAAATTATCCTGAAATTACATTTACCATGACAAGTGCTACCAAAACAAAAATGACCGGTAACTTGACCATCCGCGGAGTGACGAAAAAAGAGGTGTTAAATATCGAGATGGGGGGAGTGATTACGGATCCATGGGGAAATCAGCGTTCAGGATTCACTTTGACGGGAAAAGTTAATCGTAAAGATTTCGGTCTGAACTGGAATAAAGCAATTGAAGCAGGCGGTTTTGTTGTAGGAGATGATGTAAAACTCATCATTGAAGTTGAAGGTATTGAAGAATAA
- a CDS encoding CDC27 family protein: MLNIKNLERRWLKYKILSYMPYILVFMISIVLIIGISIWKHLDQSEIQVNDTHKQSVIPVTVVKPSIQPVIPEENTTFLEPSMDFIQSFQSVPVSTETSDQQRSNVITKPVQAHTTAVQTPKVLTVPEYTPPSQAAPVVSSNTNNNQLISIKVDESKLDITSLERRFKETSNANLGLFIARYYYEHGNYDGAYNYALKTNNANSRIDESWIIFAKSLVKLGKTDQAKKTLQVYISQSNSENAKGLLNSIENGNFK, encoded by the coding sequence ATGCTTAATATTAAAAATTTAGAACGTCGTTGGCTCAAGTATAAAATACTCTCCTACATGCCATATATTCTTGTATTTATGATATCTATCGTCTTAATAATTGGAATTTCTATTTGGAAGCACTTAGATCAAAGTGAAATTCAAGTAAATGACACTCACAAGCAATCAGTAATACCGGTTACAGTTGTTAAACCATCGATACAGCCAGTGATTCCGGAAGAAAATACGACTTTTCTCGAACCTTCAATGGATTTTATTCAATCCTTTCAAAGCGTCCCTGTATCAACTGAAACATCTGATCAGCAACGCTCCAATGTTATTACTAAACCTGTTCAGGCACATACTACCGCTGTACAAACTCCTAAAGTATTAACCGTTCCAGAGTATACACCTCCTTCCCAAGCCGCACCTGTAGTATCAAGCAACACGAACAATAATCAATTAATTTCAATCAAAGTGGATGAATCAAAACTTGATATAACTAGTTTAGAAAGACGTTTTAAAGAGACTTCTAATGCGAATCTAGGTCTTTTCATTGCACGTTACTATTATGAACATGGAAACTATGATGGCGCTTATAATTATGCTTTGAAAACAAATAATGCGAATAGTCGAATCGATGAAAGTTGGATTATATTTGCAAAATCACTTGTTAAACTTGGTAAAACAGATCAAGCTAAAAAGACCCTGCAAGTCTATATTTCACAGTCTAATTCAGAAAATGCAAAAGGATTATTAAATTCAATCGAAAATGGAAATTTTAAATGA
- a CDS encoding type II secretion system F family protein produces the protein MKYFIATILTKGKKVEHGFYAENKKEAHYLAKIKFSGMILKMAESSPPFKDQLRHFKESLFANIKKRKLKQDSLIASIRQLAVMANAGISIHDSLKEIADATTDKTLQIVLGTLADDINSGHSLSHSARKFSFELGNLSLAMIELGEKTGNMAEALHKLADMLEEIRRNIIKFKKAMAYPRNVMIAMAIAFTVLISYVVPQFKTIFEQLHAELPLPTKILLFLEHLFNTYGLYVVAFIFIFIFTFKYMIDHYRDFRYKWHVFLLHVYLIKNIIMYATLNRFTLVFAELVRAGIPIAEALETSIAMIDSLPLQERLYTVRSTVEKGGTLHNGLAETGLFENMIIQMISAGESSGQLDAMMQKVMEYYKMRFDAIIDGLSEAIEPIMLLMIACMVVLLALGIFLPMWEMGNAVQGRR, from the coding sequence ATGAAATACTTCATAGCAACAATACTTACAAAAGGTAAAAAAGTTGAACATGGTTTTTATGCTGAAAATAAAAAAGAAGCTCACTATTTAGCAAAAATAAAATTCTCAGGAATGATTTTAAAAATGGCTGAATCGTCTCCGCCTTTTAAGGATCAACTTCGTCATTTTAAAGAGAGTTTATTTGCAAATATTAAAAAACGAAAACTTAAACAAGACTCTTTAATTGCATCCATCCGCCAACTAGCTGTCATGGCAAATGCCGGTATTTCGATTCATGATTCATTAAAAGAAATTGCTGATGCCACAACAGACAAGACCTTACAAATTGTATTAGGAACATTGGCAGATGATATCAATTCAGGACATAGTCTCTCTCACTCTGCACGTAAGTTTTCATTTGAACTAGGTAATCTTTCTCTAGCAATGATCGAATTGGGAGAAAAGACGGGTAATATGGCCGAAGCACTTCATAAACTTGCTGATATGCTAGAAGAAATTCGTCGTAATATAATAAAGTTTAAAAAAGCAATGGCATATCCTCGGAATGTTATGATTGCAATGGCAATTGCATTTACGGTTCTAATATCCTATGTTGTTCCACAATTTAAAACTATTTTTGAACAGCTGCATGCTGAGCTACCACTTCCAACTAAAATTCTTTTGTTTTTAGAACATCTTTTTAATACATATGGTCTATACGTTGTTGCATTTATTTTTATTTTTATTTTTACCTTTAAATACATGATAGATCATTATAGAGATTTTAGATACAAATGGCACGTTTTTTTATTACATGTTTATCTGATTAAAAATATTATTATGTATGCAACACTAAATAGATTTACATTAGTTTTTGCAGAACTTGTTCGTGCTGGTATTCCCATTGCAGAAGCACTTGAAACCTCAATTGCCATGATTGATAGTCTCCCGTTGCAAGAACGTTTATATACAGTTCGCTCAACTGTTGAAAAAGGGGGAACCCTCCATAACGGTTTGGCTGAAACAGGACTTTTTGAAAATATGATTATTCAAATGATTTCTGCCGGTGAATCAAGCGGTCAACTTGATGCGATGATGCAAAAAGTTATGGAATATTATAAAATGCGCTTTGATGCAATTATTGATGGTCTATCAGAAGCGATTGAGCCTATTATGCTACTTATGATTGCATGTATGGTCGTTTTGCTTGCATTAGGTATTTTCTTGCCAATGTGGGAAATGGGCAATGCCGTTCAAGGACGACGCTAA
- a CDS encoding GspE/PulE family protein: protein MDRITHDLLEKRHITQQQIDRLTSRGVQDDTVLETLTKVGAVSINFIKRFIVEQIRLGRYELSIIKNYHFLDEVSILTHLAEVIEVPFIDLDSIDMDYRLVEKIPTTQFKRYNALPISQDDMYVVVAFADPLNLEAQESIQRLFPRKSIKIAISTEKQIQAYLFKIELKDSVKELVANIRNELRNIGTIEEQQEASSILQLIDVILKACIKGRASDIHIEPTEKNCVVRGRIDGKLAEIFIFDRDIYPPLASRIKLLANLDIAERRKPQDGRFSAIVMDAEFDFRLSTLPIIYGESIVMRILDKTKALVKLEDSGMDTISYQKLLKGLQTPFGIILVTGPTGSGKTTTLYGALNELRNVEDKVITVEDPVEYRMNLIQQVQVNPKVGLSFADALRSILRQDPDKIMIGEIRDQETLEIAIKAALTGHLVISTLHTNDAISAITRMADMGIEPYLISGALVAVQAQRLVRRICNHCKKEVDIPQNLLQEYSAFIPPHTVFYEGAGCKECNGSGYMGREMICEVLPITEELASMIARGASKDDLTKEAKREGFVGMFENGMAKAVHGITTLDEILRVAKG from the coding sequence ATGGATCGTATTACACATGATTTGCTTGAAAAACGCCATATCACGCAGCAACAAATCGATCGATTAACGTCTCGTGGGGTTCAAGATGATACGGTATTAGAAACACTCACCAAAGTAGGTGCGGTGTCAATTAATTTTATTAAACGTTTTATTGTAGAACAAATCCGTCTTGGACGGTATGAACTCTCAATTATTAAAAATTACCATTTTTTAGATGAAGTATCCATATTAACTCATTTGGCAGAAGTCATTGAAGTACCGTTTATAGATTTAGATTCCATTGATATGGACTACCGCCTAGTCGAAAAAATCCCAACAACCCAATTTAAACGCTATAATGCACTTCCAATTTCCCAAGATGACATGTACGTAGTTGTAGCCTTTGCTGATCCCCTTAATCTTGAAGCGCAAGAATCAATCCAACGACTTTTTCCAAGAAAATCAATTAAAATTGCTATTTCTACAGAAAAACAGATCCAAGCCTATTTATTCAAAATAGAACTAAAAGATAGTGTAAAAGAACTTGTTGCCAATATCCGAAATGAATTACGCAATATTGGAACAATTGAAGAACAGCAAGAAGCTTCTTCTATCTTGCAGCTCATTGATGTTATTCTTAAAGCCTGTATCAAGGGGCGTGCAAGTGATATTCACATTGAACCAACCGAAAAAAACTGTGTAGTACGCGGACGGATTGACGGGAAATTAGCTGAAATCTTTATATTTGACCGAGATATATATCCTCCGTTAGCTTCACGTATTAAACTTTTGGCCAATCTTGATATTGCTGAACGACGAAAACCTCAGGATGGTCGTTTTTCTGCTATAGTTATGGATGCTGAATTTGATTTTCGTCTTTCCACCCTTCCCATTATCTATGGAGAATCCATTGTTATGCGTATATTGGACAAAACCAAGGCATTAGTAAAACTCGAGGATTCCGGAATGGATACAATAAGTTATCAAAAACTTCTGAAAGGTCTTCAGACACCATTTGGTATCATTCTTGTAACCGGTCCCACAGGAAGTGGTAAAACAACTACTTTGTATGGGGCACTCAATGAGCTCCGTAATGTAGAAGACAAAGTCATTACAGTAGAAGATCCTGTCGAATATCGTATGAATTTGATTCAACAAGTTCAAGTAAACCCTAAAGTTGGTCTCTCATTTGCCGATGCACTTCGTTCTATTCTTCGCCAAGATCCTGATAAAATCATGATTGGAGAGATTCGTGACCAAGAAACACTTGAAATTGCTATTAAAGCAGCCTTAACTGGACATCTGGTTATTTCAACACTTCATACAAATGATGCTATTAGTGCCATCACCCGTATGGCAGATATGGGAATTGAGCCTTATCTTATCAGCGGTGCTCTCGTTGCAGTTCAAGCTCAGCGGCTTGTTCGCCGGATTTGCAATCACTGTAAAAAAGAAGTTGATATTCCCCAAAATCTTCTCCAAGAGTACAGTGCATTTATTCCGCCTCATACTGTTTTTTATGAAGGAGCAGGTTGTAAAGAGTGTAACGGTTCAGGATATATGGGTCGGGAAATGATTTGTGAGGTTTTACCAATTACTGAAGAATTAGCGAGTATGATAGCTCGGGGAGCTTCAAAAGATGATTTAACAAAAGAAGCAAAACGAGAAGGATTTGTAGGAATGTTTGAAAATGGAATGGCTAAAGCGGTTCATGGGATTACAACATTAGATGAAATATTAAGGGTGGCAAAAGGATGA
- a CDS encoding YfaZ family outer membrane protein — protein MKKIILGLLIGTSAFAAHQVEFNLNDKEVEGQVLFDLSKMGVPLEGAYAGARILNGDERNSDKIENISQFKEVSFLIMRPVKSVEGLSLGLGIKGVYTKFDGAHYSAIPLGLEANMKLPLATPFPLHVNGALYYAPSDLTFLDGDKYLEVRTYLDAEVIHNKHIEVGYRNIDPDLISHPYSSHNVTYNEAFYGGLRLDF, from the coding sequence ATGAAAAAAATTATTCTTGGCCTTTTAATCGGCACTTCTGCGTTTGCAGCACATCAAGTAGAATTTAATCTTAATGACAAAGAAGTTGAAGGACAAGTGCTTTTTGATTTGTCAAAAATGGGGGTTCCGCTGGAGGGAGCTTACGCTGGAGCACGGATATTAAATGGGGATGAGAGAAACAGCGATAAAATCGAAAATATCAGTCAATTTAAAGAAGTATCATTTTTGATAATGCGTCCGGTGAAGAGTGTCGAAGGCTTGTCTTTAGGTCTTGGGATTAAAGGGGTATATACCAAATTTGACGGTGCGCATTATTCCGCCATCCCTTTAGGATTAGAAGCGAATATGAAATTGCCCTTGGCAACTCCGTTTCCATTGCATGTAAATGGTGCTTTGTATTATGCCCCTTCCGATTTGACATTTCTTGACGGTGATAAATACCTAGAGGTTCGTACTTACCTTGACGCAGAGGTAATCCATAATAAACATATTGAAGTGGGCTATCGTAATATTGACCCCGATCTTATAAGTCACCCTTATAGCAGTCACAATGTTACCTACAATGAGGCATTCTACGGTGGACTTCGGCTCGACTTCTAA
- a CDS encoding ATP-dependent helicase, protein MPLSRLNDQQYTAATAPYGHNLIIASAGTGKTSTIVGRIAYLISQNVKPEEILLLTFTNKAAQEMVERVAAFFGREIASKIDAGTFHAVSYRWLKRKEGKVVLKQPRELKTLFRSVYEKRTFSHIDCATSAYGANYLYDVYSFYQNTELNVNFEEWILTRQDEHAVYAAIYADIIDEFEALKKEYGFVNFNDLLLHMRDLARESNLGYKEVLIDEYQDTNALQGTLINAMRPPSLFCVGDYDQSIYAFNGADISIIGSFTTNFPDAKVYTLNKNYRSTVPILSLANTVIAYNERIYPKALEVTRTAEAQSPALLIYDELFDQYHGIAQKIGDSSTPREEIAVIFRNNASADGIEATLREMGIACRRRGGTSFFDSKEIKALLDMYTLLVNESDMMAFIHLFDYAKGVGSAIAKELFVALQKLGRGSFLRGLYSPDSEISNPFEKRRLNHQLGLFDDYAELGSAGRFAKLRMDPNFMGNPILKHAKLTKDSATFLHDLFILFRQLRDIKEPKAAVQKIALSALYGHVIEMLSTRRATTENGSIDERAKTESKERIRRKCTLLFELSRPYKDHERFLNAMVLGSQDLTQGEGVHLLSIHASKGLEYQEVYVIDLMDGRFPNRKLMSRSGSIEEERRLFYVSVTRAKDRLFLSYAKYDKIKKSNFVPSQFLFEAGLIPKDEIYTTLVAKGSSEEG, encoded by the coding sequence TTGCCTCTCTCGCGTCTTAACGATCAACAATATACTGCCGCAACTGCTCCGTACGGTCATAATCTTATTATTGCGTCGGCAGGTACCGGAAAAACTTCTACGATCGTAGGGCGTATTGCCTATCTTATCTCTCAAAATGTAAAACCCGAAGAAATCTTACTTCTCACTTTTACCAATAAAGCGGCGCAGGAAATGGTTGAGCGTGTAGCAGCATTTTTCGGTCGCGAAATTGCATCCAAGATCGATGCCGGGACATTTCATGCGGTGAGCTATCGGTGGCTCAAACGAAAAGAAGGGAAAGTCGTTCTCAAGCAGCCGCGTGAACTTAAAACACTTTTTCGCAGCGTTTATGAAAAACGGACCTTTAGTCATATTGATTGCGCAACATCGGCCTATGGTGCCAATTATCTTTACGATGTTTATTCGTTTTACCAAAATACGGAGCTTAATGTTAATTTTGAAGAATGGATTTTAACCCGGCAAGATGAACATGCGGTTTATGCCGCTATTTATGCTGATATTATCGATGAATTCGAAGCGCTGAAAAAAGAGTACGGTTTTGTTAACTTCAATGATTTGCTCCTTCATATGCGCGATTTGGCACGCGAGAGTAATTTGGGATACAAAGAAGTATTGATTGATGAATACCAGGATACGAATGCACTTCAAGGGACATTAATCAACGCTATGCGTCCACCCTCACTCTTTTGTGTCGGGGATTATGACCAGAGTATTTATGCTTTTAACGGTGCTGATATCTCGATTATCGGCTCATTTACAACCAATTTTCCCGATGCCAAAGTATATACCCTTAATAAAAATTATCGCTCAACAGTTCCGATTCTCTCTTTGGCCAATACAGTAATAGCCTATAATGAACGGATCTATCCTAAAGCACTTGAAGTAACCCGAACGGCAGAAGCCCAAAGTCCTGCTTTGCTTATTTATGATGAACTGTTTGATCAATATCATGGGATTGCTCAGAAAATCGGAGATTCATCAACACCGCGTGAAGAAATAGCAGTGATTTTTCGTAACAATGCTTCAGCGGACGGAATCGAAGCGACTCTGCGTGAAATGGGGATAGCGTGCCGTCGGCGTGGAGGAACCAGTTTTTTTGACTCCAAAGAGATTAAAGCCCTTTTGGACATGTACACATTGCTCGTCAATGAATCGGATATGATGGCATTTATCCATCTGTTTGATTATGCTAAAGGGGTAGGAAGTGCAATTGCCAAAGAACTTTTTGTCGCCTTGCAAAAATTGGGTCGCGGTTCATTTTTACGCGGATTATATTCACCAGATTCAGAGATCTCAAATCCATTTGAGAAACGACGGCTAAATCACCAATTGGGCCTATTTGATGATTATGCGGAGCTCGGAAGTGCAGGGCGGTTTGCCAAGCTTAGAATGGACCCAAATTTTATGGGCAATCCGATTTTAAAACATGCAAAGTTGACGAAAGATTCGGCCACTTTTTTACACGATTTATTTATCCTTTTCCGGCAATTGCGAGATATTAAAGAGCCAAAAGCAGCTGTTCAAAAAATTGCTCTTTCCGCTTTATACGGACACGTAATTGAGATGCTTTCAACTAGACGGGCTACTACAGAAAACGGTTCTATTGATGAGCGTGCAAAAACGGAATCCAAAGAGAGAATTCGTCGAAAATGTACGTTGCTTTTCGAACTTTCCCGTCCTTATAAAGATCATGAACGATTTTTAAATGCAATGGTGCTGGGCTCACAAGATCTGACGCAGGGCGAAGGGGTTCATCTGCTCAGCATTCATGCTTCAAAAGGGTTGGAGTATCAGGAAGTTTATGTAATCGATTTGATGGATGGGCGATTTCCGAATAGAAAGCTGATGTCTCGAAGCGGAAGTATTGAAGAAGAGAGACGCCTTTTTTATGTATCTGTCACACGAGCAAAAGACCGTCTTTTTTTAAGTTATGCAAAATATGACAAAATCAAGAAAAGTAATTTTGTCCCTTCACAGTTTTTATTTGAAGCAGGGTTGATTCCCAAAGATGAAATCTACACCACTTTGGTCGCCAAAGGTTCAAGCGAGGAGGGTTAG
- a CDS encoding valine--tRNA ligase has product MSSTHYDPKNIEETYYPIWENRGYFEIDGNQEIVKPNKHFAIMMPPPNVTGRLHIGHSLTFTLQDIIVRYKRMDGYMTLWQPGTDHAGIATQNVVEKQLLTEGKTKEELGREAFLERVWAWKEESGGIMVGQLRKLGVSPAWSRERFTMDEGLKSSVKEAFVHLYNQNLIVRGNYMVNWCTHDGALSDIEVEHEEHQGNFYHMRYPFSDGSGHIVVATTRPETYFGDTAIMVHPDDERYLHLIGQSVTLPLINRDIKIIADSHVDREFGTGVVKVTPAHDTNDYEVGKRHDLEFITVFDEKGMLNHHAGEFEGLERLEARSVIVKRLEEAGFIEKIEEHTHQVGHCYRCKNIVEPYISKQWFVRKEVARGSIDKTNEGLTQFFPPHWINSYNAWMGDLRDWCISRQLWWGHRIPVFYCDDCNHEWASLEENPTSCPHCASKNFTQDPDVLDTWFSSALWPFSTLGWGNGDTAQDQLFQSEDMARFYPNTLLITGFDILFFWVARMMMMGESFTGELPFNHIYLHALVRDENGQKMSKSKGNVIDPLDMVEKYSADALRFTLAVLAAQGRDIRLSNDRLEQSRNFTNKLFNASKFLQMNVPTFKDLTDQEITTPLGRYMLSRFHRATAETRAFLDEYRFNDAATVLYRFLWNEFCDWGIELGKASKESVNELGSIFKESMKLLHPFMPFITEYLYHELSGTTLEEGNSIMVMAYPENTQTDEAIEAEFAIIMDAIVTIRRAKTLVDLGNQKIDLAYLKCGGNQAMMAPFIVRLAKVETLHFTDSKIDNAISDIGEAVEVYLPTDAIDLTPIIDRLTKQREKLQKEADKLRGMLSNERFVANAPEAVIAENRNGLADAEDKIGKIDAQLSSLGN; this is encoded by the coding sequence ATGTCATCTACCCATTACGATCCCAAAAATATTGAAGAGACTTACTATCCTATCTGGGAGAACCGAGGCTATTTTGAAATTGACGGAAACCAAGAAATCGTAAAACCCAATAAACATTTCGCCATCATGATGCCTCCTCCGAACGTTACGGGGCGACTACATATCGGACACTCACTTACTTTTACTCTCCAAGACATCATCGTCCGCTATAAACGGATGGACGGATACATGACACTGTGGCAGCCCGGGACCGACCATGCGGGGATCGCGACCCAAAACGTCGTAGAAAAACAGCTCTTGACGGAGGGAAAAACAAAAGAAGAACTCGGACGCGAAGCATTTTTAGAGCGAGTATGGGCATGGAAAGAAGAGAGCGGCGGAATCATGGTCGGACAACTCCGTAAACTCGGTGTCTCTCCTGCATGGAGCCGTGAGCGCTTTACGATGGATGAGGGGCTAAAATCCTCTGTCAAAGAGGCATTTGTACACCTTTATAACCAAAACCTTATCGTTCGCGGAAACTACATGGTCAACTGGTGTACCCATGATGGAGCCCTCAGTGATATCGAAGTGGAGCACGAAGAGCACCAAGGAAACTTTTACCATATGCGCTACCCGTTCAGCGATGGAAGCGGTCATATCGTCGTTGCGACCACCCGCCCGGAAACCTATTTCGGCGATACCGCCATCATGGTGCATCCCGATGATGAGCGTTACCTCCACCTCATCGGACAAAGTGTCACCCTCCCCCTCATTAACCGCGATATTAAAATCATCGCCGACAGCCATGTTGATCGTGAATTCGGAACAGGTGTCGTTAAAGTCACCCCGGCCCATGATACGAACGACTACGAAGTGGGCAAACGTCATGATCTCGAATTCATCACCGTATTCGATGAAAAAGGGATGTTGAATCACCACGCAGGCGAGTTTGAAGGGCTAGAGCGCCTCGAAGCACGCTCCGTTATCGTCAAACGTCTCGAAGAGGCGGGATTTATCGAAAAAATCGAAGAGCATACCCATCAGGTAGGGCATTGCTACCGCTGTAAAAATATCGTCGAACCCTACATCTCCAAACAGTGGTTTGTCCGCAAAGAGGTAGCGCGCGGCTCCATCGATAAAACCAATGAGGGGCTAACTCAGTTTTTCCCTCCGCACTGGATCAACAGCTACAACGCGTGGATGGGTGATTTACGCGACTGGTGTATCTCTCGCCAGCTTTGGTGGGGACACCGTATTCCGGTATTTTACTGCGATGATTGTAATCATGAGTGGGCAAGTTTGGAAGAAAATCCAACTTCATGCCCTCATTGCGCAAGTAAAAACTTCACCCAAGACCCTGACGTTCTCGATACATGGTTCAGCTCCGCTCTCTGGCCGTTCTCGACTCTGGGATGGGGGAACGGTGATACTGCGCAAGATCAACTCTTCCAAAGCGAAGATATGGCTCGCTTTTATCCGAACACCCTCCTCATCACCGGTTTCGACATCCTCTTCTTTTGGGTAGCCCGTATGATGATGATGGGGGAGAGTTTTACGGGAGAATTGCCGTTTAACCACATCTACCTCCACGCATTGGTACGCGATGAAAACGGTCAAAAAATGTCCAAGTCCAAAGGAAACGTGATCGATCCACTCGACATGGTCGAAAAATACAGTGCCGATGCACTCCGCTTTACGTTGGCTGTCCTTGCGGCTCAAGGACGCGATATCCGCCTCAGTAACGACCGATTGGAACAAAGCCGTAACTTTACCAACAAACTCTTCAACGCGTCCAAATTCCTCCAAATGAATGTTCCGACATTCAAAGATTTGACGGATCAAGAGATTACGACCCCATTGGGTCGCTATATGCTCAGCCGTTTCCACCGTGCTACGGCAGAGACGAGAGCGTTCTTGGATGAATACCGCTTTAACGATGCGGCTACGGTGCTTTACCGCTTCTTGTGGAATGAGTTCTGTGACTGGGGTATCGAGCTTGGAAAAGCGTCCAAAGAGAGCGTTAACGAGCTGGGAAGCATCTTTAAAGAGTCGATGAAACTTCTTCATCCGTTTATGCCGTTTATCACCGAGTACCTCTATCATGAGCTTTCAGGGACAACGCTTGAAGAGGGAAATTCCATCATGGTAATGGCTTACCCTGAAAATACCCAAACGGATGAGGCTATCGAAGCGGAATTCGCAATCATCATGGATGCCATCGTCACGATCCGCCGTGCAAAAACCCTCGTCGATCTCGGAAACCAAAAAATTGACCTCGCTTATCTCAAATGCGGCGGCAATCAAGCAATGATGGCACCGTTTATCGTGCGCTTGGCAAAAGTCGAAACACTCCACTTTACCGACTCCAAAATCGACAATGCGATCAGTGATATCGGTGAAGCTGTTGAAGTCTATCTACCTACCGATGCGATTGATCTAACACCGATTATCGACCGCCTCACCAAACAACGTGAAAAACTCCAAAAAGAGGCCGATAAACTGCGTGGCATGCTCTCAAATGAGCGTTTTGTCGCCAATGCTCCGGAAGCCGTAATTGCCGAAAACCGTAATGGACTTGCCGATGCCGAAGATAAAATCGGTAAAATTGACGCTCAACTCAGCTCATTAGGCAACTAA